Proteins from a single region of Lelliottia sp. JS-SCA-14:
- the secE gene encoding preprotein translocase subunit SecE, whose translation MSANTEAQGSGRGLEAMKWVVVAVLLIVAIVGNYLYRDMMLPLRALAVVILIAAAGGVALLTTKGKATVAFAREARTEVRKVIWPTRQETLHTTLIVAAVTAVMSLILWGLDGILVRLVSFITGLRF comes from the coding sequence ATGAGTGCGAATACCGAAGCTCAAGGGAGCGGTCGCGGCCTGGAAGCGATGAAGTGGGTAGTTGTTGCCGTGCTGCTGATTGTGGCTATTGTAGGTAACTACCTTTATCGTGACATGATGCTGCCGTTGCGTGCGCTGGCCGTAGTAATTCTTATTGCTGCAGCGGGTGGTGTCGCGCTGTTGACGACAAAAGGTAAAGCGACCGTTGCTTTTGCCCGCGAAGCGCGAACCGAAGTTCGCAAGGTCATTTGGCCGACTCGCCAGGAAACATTGCACACCACGCTGATTGTGGCAGCGGTGACAGCTGTCATGTCACTGATCCTGTGGGGACTGGATGGTATTCTGGTTCGCCTGGTTTCCTTTATCACTGGCCTGAGGTTCTAA
- the nusG gene encoding transcription termination/antitermination protein NusG produces MSEAPKKRWYVVQAFSGFEGRVATSLREHIKLHNMEELFGDVMVPTEEVVEIRGGQRRKSERKFFPGYVLVQMVMNDASWHLVRSVPRVMGFIGGTSDRPAPISDKEVDAIMNRLQQVGDKPRPKTLFEPGEMVRVSDGPFADFNGVVEEVDYEKSRLKVSVSIFGRATPVELDFAQVEKA; encoded by the coding sequence ATGTCTGAAGCCCCTAAAAAGCGCTGGTACGTCGTTCAGGCGTTCTCCGGTTTTGAAGGCCGCGTAGCCACTTCGCTGCGTGAGCATATCAAATTACACAATATGGAAGAGTTGTTTGGTGACGTCATGGTTCCGACCGAAGAAGTGGTCGAAATTCGTGGCGGCCAGCGTCGCAAAAGTGAGCGCAAATTCTTCCCGGGTTACGTGCTGGTTCAGATGGTGATGAACGATGCAAGCTGGCACCTGGTGCGCAGCGTCCCGCGCGTAATGGGCTTTATCGGCGGCACGTCCGATCGTCCGGCACCAATCAGCGACAAAGAAGTTGATGCGATTATGAACCGCCTGCAGCAGGTGGGTGATAAGCCGCGTCCTAAAACGCTGTTTGAACCGGGTGAAATGGTTCGTGTTAGCGACGGTCCGTTTGCTGACTTTAACGGTGTGGTGGAAGAAGTGGACTATGAGAAGTCCCGCCTGAAAGTTTCTGTTTCTATCTTCGGTCGTGCGACCCCGGTAGAACTGGACTTTGCCCAGGTAGAAAAAGCCTAA
- the rplK gene encoding 50S ribosomal protein L11 yields MAKKVQAYVKLQVAAGMANPSPPVGPALGQQGVNIMEFCKAFNAKTESLEKGLPIPVVITVYADRSFTFVTKTPPAAVLLKKAAGIKSGSGKPNKDKVGKISRAQLQEIAQTKAADMTGSDIEAMTRSIEGTARSMGLVVED; encoded by the coding sequence ATGGCTAAGAAAGTACAAGCCTACGTTAAGCTGCAGGTTGCAGCTGGTATGGCAAACCCAAGTCCACCGGTTGGTCCAGCTCTGGGTCAGCAGGGTGTTAACATCATGGAATTCTGTAAAGCGTTCAACGCAAAAACTGAATCCCTGGAAAAAGGTTTGCCAATTCCGGTTGTTATTACCGTATACGCTGACCGTTCATTCACTTTCGTTACCAAGACCCCGCCGGCAGCAGTTCTGCTGAAAAAAGCGGCTGGTATCAAGTCTGGTTCCGGTAAGCCGAACAAAGACAAAGTGGGTAAAATTTCCCGCGCTCAGCTGCAGGAAATCGCGCAGACCAAAGCTGCCGACATGACTGGTTCCGACATTGAAGCGATGACTCGCTCCATTGAAGGTACTGCACGTTCCATGGGCCTGGTAGTGGAGGACTAA
- the rplA gene encoding 50S ribosomal protein L1 has translation MAKLTKRMSVIRDKVDATKQYEITEAIALLKELATAKFVESVDVAVNLGIDARKSDQNVRGATVLPHGTGRSVRVAVFAQGANAEAAKAAGAELVGMEDLADQIKKGEMNFDVVIASPDAMRVVGQLGQVLGPRGLMPNPKVGTVTPNVAEAVKNAKAGQVRYRNDKNGIIHTTIGKVDFDADKLKENLESLLVALKKAKPTQAKGVYIKKISISTTMGAGVAVDQAGLSAAAN, from the coding sequence ATGGCTAAACTGACCAAGCGCATGTCCGTAATCCGTGACAAAGTTGATGCGACCAAACAATACGAGATCACCGAAGCTATCGCTCTGCTGAAAGAACTGGCTACCGCTAAGTTCGTTGAAAGCGTTGACGTTGCTGTAAACCTCGGTATCGACGCTCGTAAATCCGATCAGAACGTTCGTGGCGCAACTGTACTGCCACACGGTACTGGCCGTTCCGTACGCGTAGCTGTATTTGCTCAGGGTGCAAACGCTGAAGCTGCTAAAGCTGCCGGCGCTGAACTGGTAGGTATGGAAGATCTGGCTGATCAGATCAAAAAAGGCGAAATGAACTTTGACGTTGTTATTGCTTCCCCGGATGCAATGCGCGTTGTTGGCCAGCTGGGCCAGGTTCTGGGTCCACGCGGCCTGATGCCAAACCCTAAAGTCGGTACTGTAACGCCTAACGTTGCTGAAGCGGTTAAGAACGCTAAAGCAGGTCAGGTTCGTTATCGTAACGACAAAAACGGCATCATCCACACTACCATCGGTAAAGTGGACTTCGACGCTGACAAATTGAAAGAAAACCTGGAATCTCTGCTGGTTGCGCTGAAAAAAGCGAAACCAACTCAGGCGAAAGGCGTGTACATCAAGAAAATTAGCATCTCCACCACTATGGGTGCAGGTGTTGCAGTTGACCAGGCTGGCCTGAGCGCTGCTGCAAACTAA
- the rplJ gene encoding 50S ribosomal protein L10: MALNLQDKQAIVAEVSEVAKGALSAVVADSRGVTVDKMTELRKAGREAGVYMRVVRNTLLRRVVEGTQFECLKDAFVGPTLIAYSMEHPGAAARLFKDFAKANAKFEVKAAAFEGELIPASQIDRLATLPTYEEAIARLMATMKEASAGKLVRTLAAVRDAKEAA, from the coding sequence ATGGCTTTAAATCTTCAAGACAAACAAGCGATTGTTGCTGAAGTCAGCGAAGTAGCCAAAGGCGCGCTGTCTGCAGTAGTTGCGGATTCCCGCGGCGTAACTGTAGACAAAATGACTGAACTGCGTAAAGCAGGTCGCGAAGCCGGCGTATACATGCGTGTTGTTCGTAACACCCTGCTGCGCCGTGTTGTTGAAGGTACTCAGTTCGAGTGCCTGAAAGACGCGTTCGTTGGTCCGACCCTGATTGCATATTCTATGGAACACCCGGGCGCAGCTGCTCGTCTGTTCAAAGATTTCGCGAAAGCGAATGCAAAATTTGAGGTCAAAGCCGCAGCCTTTGAAGGTGAGTTGATCCCGGCATCGCAAATCGATCGCCTGGCAACCCTGCCGACCTACGAAGAAGCAATTGCACGCCTGATGGCAACCATGAAAGAAGCTTCGGCTGGCAAACTGGTTCGCACTCTGGCTGCTGTTCGCGATGCAAAAGAAGCTGCTTAA
- the rplL gene encoding 50S ribosomal protein L7/L12 — protein sequence MSITKDQIIEAVAAMSVMDVVELISAMEEKFGVSAAAAVAVAAGPAEAAEEKTEFDVILKAAGANKVAVIKAVRSATGLGLKEAKDLVESAPAALKEGVSKDDAEALKKSLEEAGAEVEVK from the coding sequence ATGTCTATCACTAAAGATCAAATCATTGAAGCAGTTGCAGCTATGTCCGTAATGGACGTTGTAGAACTGATTTCTGCAATGGAAGAAAAATTCGGTGTTTCCGCTGCTGCTGCTGTAGCTGTAGCTGCTGGCCCGGCTGAAGCTGCTGAAGAAAAAACTGAATTCGACGTAATTCTGAAAGCTGCTGGCGCTAACAAAGTTGCTGTAATCAAAGCAGTACGTAGCGCAACTGGCCTGGGTCTGAAAGAAGCTAAAGACCTGGTAGAATCTGCTCCAGCCGCTCTGAAAGAAGGCGTGAGCAAAGATGACGCAGAAGCACTGAAAAAATCTCTGGAAGAAGCTGGCGCAGAAGTTGAAGTTAAATAA